Proteins from one Streptosporangium becharense genomic window:
- a CDS encoding WD40 repeat domain-containing protein has product MAVTEDGRFMVAADDAGEVRLHDLTTGQRAGTLIRDGGGPGQVAVVVTGDRPLVITGSGPEGTVRVWDPVTGRQTGAPLADDARAHALVASAVEGHPVAVSGEWHDGHGRIRVWDLVIGRPAGPALMLPTWVAALATTPRGRLVVASGRDVTVLDPY; this is encoded by the coding sequence GTGGCCGTGACGGAGGACGGCCGTTTCATGGTCGCGGCCGACGACGCCGGCGAGGTGCGGCTGCATGATCTGACCACCGGGCAGCGAGCCGGCACGCTCATCCGTGACGGGGGCGGTCCCGGGCAGGTGGCCGTGGTGGTCACCGGTGATCGCCCGCTGGTGATCACCGGCAGCGGCCCGGAGGGGACGGTACGGGTCTGGGACCCGGTCACCGGCCGGCAGACCGGCGCACCCCTGGCCGACGACGCCAGAGCCCATGCGCTGGTCGCCTCGGCCGTGGAGGGCCACCCCGTCGCGGTCAGCGGGGAGTGGCACGACGGGCACGGGCGGATACGGGTGTGGGACCTGGTCATCGGCCGCCCGGCGGGCCCGGCGCTGATGCTCCCGACCTGGGTCGCCGCGCTGGCCACGACACCGCGTGGCCGCCTGGTGGTCGCTTCCGGCCGTGACGTCACGGTGCTGGATCCTTACTGA
- a CDS encoding DUF4396 domain-containing protein, protein MAASATLHCLTGCAIGEVLGMVIGTALGWSGGPTIALAVALAFFFGYALTLVGLRRAGVDWRKAVRLALAADTLSIVVMEIVDNAVMVAVPGAMDAGLTSGLFWGALAFALLVAFLVTVPVNKWIIGRGRGHAVVHAYHH, encoded by the coding sequence GTGGCCGCCTCGGCGACTCTGCACTGCCTGACCGGATGCGCCATCGGCGAGGTGCTCGGCATGGTGATCGGTACGGCGCTGGGCTGGTCCGGCGGGCCCACCATCGCGCTGGCCGTGGCGCTGGCCTTCTTCTTCGGCTACGCGCTCACCCTGGTCGGGCTGCGCAGGGCCGGTGTCGACTGGCGCAAGGCCGTCCGGCTGGCGCTCGCGGCCGACACTCTGTCCATCGTCGTCATGGAGATCGTCGACAACGCGGTCATGGTCGCGGTTCCCGGCGCGATGGACGCCGGCCTGACCTCCGGCCTGTTCTGGGGAGCGCTGGCCTTCGCCCTCCTGGTGGCCTTCCTGGTCACCGTGCCCGTCAATAAGTGGATCATCGGCCGGGGCAGGGGCCACGCCGTGGTCCACGCCTACCACCATTGA
- a CDS encoding nucleoside hydrolase, producing MPAIPMIIDTDTGSDDAVALLLAAAGGLADVRGVTTVAGNVPLELATRNALISLQVAGADEVPVHPGCERPLLRSPSSAQHVHGEDGMGDVGLPDPWRTPHSEHAVEVLLSYPRHLPGELTLVTLGPLTNLAAALVRDRDLLTRYRHVYCMAGAADARGNVSATAEFNVWADPEAARVVLQAATPDRVTWIGWDVSRKDAVMTPADQLHLERLGTPMAVFAHRINRTVAEWARDVTGLAGYDLPDPVAMAVALRPELVTESEQAHVEIAVGDETRGQMIVDRRRAAAEPNVTLVRRVDETGFKKMLFDTCARTPLPA from the coding sequence ATGCCCGCCATACCGATGATCATCGACACCGATACCGGGTCGGACGACGCGGTCGCGCTCCTGCTCGCCGCGGCCGGCGGCCTGGCCGACGTCCGTGGCGTCACCACGGTGGCCGGCAACGTCCCCCTGGAGCTCGCCACCCGCAACGCGCTGATCTCACTGCAGGTCGCCGGGGCCGACGAGGTTCCCGTGCACCCCGGCTGCGAGCGTCCGTTGCTGCGGTCGCCGTCCAGTGCCCAGCACGTGCACGGCGAGGACGGCATGGGCGACGTGGGGCTTCCCGACCCGTGGCGGACGCCCCACTCCGAGCACGCCGTGGAGGTGCTGCTGTCCTACCCCCGCCACCTCCCGGGTGAGCTCACCCTGGTGACCCTGGGGCCGCTCACCAACCTGGCCGCCGCCCTCGTGCGGGACCGGGACCTCCTCACCCGCTACCGGCACGTCTACTGCATGGCCGGAGCCGCCGACGCCCGCGGCAACGTGTCCGCCACCGCGGAGTTCAACGTGTGGGCCGACCCCGAGGCCGCCCGCGTCGTCCTGCAGGCCGCCACACCCGACAGGGTCACCTGGATCGGCTGGGACGTCTCCCGCAAGGACGCCGTCATGACGCCCGCGGACCAGCTTCACCTCGAACGACTGGGCACGCCGATGGCCGTCTTCGCCCACCGCATCAACCGCACGGTCGCCGAGTGGGCACGTGACGTCACCGGCCTGGCCGGCTACGACCTGCCCGACCCCGTGGCCATGGCCGTGGCCCTGCGGCCCGAACTGGTCACCGAGTCCGAACAGGCGCACGTCGAGATCGCCGTCGGCGACGAGACCCGCGGGCAGATGATCGTCGACCGTCGCCGAGCGGCCGCCGAACCCAATGTGACCCTGGTACGCCGGGTCGACGAGACCGGCTTCAAGAAGATGCTGTTCGACACCTGTGCCCGGACTCCGCTGCCCGCCTGA
- a CDS encoding LacI family DNA-binding transcriptional regulator translates to MAVTLADVARRAGTSTAVVSYVMNDGPRPVAAATRERVLAAAAELGYRPNRIARALRARVSGVVGLVLADASNPYFAALARHIEQALESHGKLTLLGNAGFDPERQRQLAERFLDAQVDGLAVVSSDGGLDVATRAAAAGVPAVYVHHRPDRARTPLVAADNEASVHAAVEHLRWHGHRRIAFLTGPDDVGPVGERRRAWQEAVAPHEREPRLLRCDFSRAAAAALVQRLAAEDMLPRAVIVATDEQAIGVLSGASAAGLAVPDRLAVISCDGAPESAYTAPSLTVVAQPLEAMARYAVDLLFDRAAPPPALHAPLIPRRSCGCVVPAAGPPG, encoded by the coding sequence ATGGCAGTGACGCTCGCGGACGTGGCCCGCCGAGCCGGCACCTCGACGGCCGTCGTCAGCTACGTCATGAACGACGGTCCCCGTCCGGTGGCGGCGGCCACCCGGGAGCGGGTGCTCGCCGCGGCGGCCGAACTCGGCTACCGCCCCAACCGCATCGCCCGCGCGCTGCGGGCCAGGGTCTCCGGCGTCGTCGGACTGGTGCTCGCCGACGCCTCCAACCCCTACTTCGCGGCCCTGGCCCGCCACATCGAGCAGGCCCTCGAATCACACGGCAAGCTCACTCTGCTGGGCAACGCGGGCTTCGACCCCGAGCGGCAGCGGCAGTTGGCGGAACGCTTCCTGGACGCCCAGGTCGACGGGCTGGCCGTCGTCTCCTCCGACGGCGGCCTGGACGTGGCCACCCGGGCCGCCGCGGCGGGGGTCCCCGCCGTCTACGTGCACCACCGCCCCGATCGCGCTCGCACGCCGCTGGTCGCCGCCGACAACGAGGCTTCCGTGCACGCCGCGGTCGAGCATCTGCGGTGGCACGGTCACCGGCGGATCGCCTTCCTGACCGGTCCCGACGATGTCGGTCCGGTGGGCGAGCGCCGGCGCGCGTGGCAGGAGGCCGTCGCCCCCCACGAACGCGAACCCCGGCTGCTGCGCTGCGACTTCTCGCGTGCCGCGGCGGCCGCCCTGGTGCAGCGCCTGGCCGCCGAAGACATGCTGCCGCGGGCCGTCATCGTCGCCACCGACGAACAGGCCATCGGGGTCCTCTCCGGTGCCTCGGCCGCCGGCCTGGCCGTGCCCGACCGGCTGGCCGTGATCAGCTGCGACGGCGCGCCGGAGAGCGCCTACACCGCCCCCTCCCTGACCGTCGTCGCACAGCCCCTGGAGGCCATGGCCCGATACGCGGTGGACCTGCTCTTCGACCGCGCCGCACCGCCGCCCGCGCTCCACGCACCCCTCATCCCGCGCCGCAGCTGCGGATGCGTCGTCCCCGCGGCCGGACCGCCCGGGTGA
- a CDS encoding universal stress protein has protein sequence MTGTRAVVVGYDGSDFSMQALDWAMDECELRRLPLTVAHAWRWPYGEAPEEAKLHLRKAAEHVLYHGADCARSCSTVTDVGTDLYEGSAGERLVELSAGAELVVIGSRGLGALARSVVGSVTTYVAAHARCPVIVVRGPGPIPMPASPGPVVLGLSPVTPDEALEFAFGEATLRRLRLVIVHAAHLPVMPWGTAMAPVLDAEALTRAGREEMEERSAPWRGRYPGVPVEVHAVTDTPKEALGVASAGASLVVVGADRNRHYGGHLGAVVRAMIEHASCPVAVVPVPADRPHRRAGSGAPSGGPG, from the coding sequence ATGACCGGAACCCGCGCGGTCGTCGTCGGCTACGACGGTTCGGACTTCTCCATGCAGGCCCTCGACTGGGCGATGGACGAGTGCGAACTGAGGAGGCTGCCGCTGACGGTCGCCCACGCGTGGCGCTGGCCGTACGGCGAGGCCCCCGAGGAGGCCAAGCTCCACCTGCGCAAGGCCGCCGAGCACGTCCTCTACCACGGTGCCGACTGCGCGCGCTCGTGCAGCACGGTCACCGATGTCGGCACCGACCTGTACGAGGGCTCGGCCGGTGAGCGCCTCGTCGAACTGTCGGCCGGCGCGGAGCTCGTCGTGATCGGTTCCCGCGGCCTGGGAGCCCTGGCCCGGTCCGTGGTCGGCTCCGTCACCACCTACGTCGCGGCTCACGCCCGCTGCCCGGTGATCGTCGTGCGCGGTCCCGGCCCGATCCCTATGCCGGCCAGCCCCGGGCCCGTGGTACTCGGCCTGAGCCCGGTGACACCCGACGAGGCGCTGGAGTTCGCCTTCGGCGAGGCCACCCTGCGGCGGCTGCGCCTGGTGATCGTGCACGCCGCCCACCTGCCGGTGATGCCATGGGGAACGGCGATGGCACCCGTGCTCGACGCCGAGGCCCTCACCCGGGCCGGGCGGGAAGAGATGGAGGAGCGATCGGCGCCGTGGCGCGGCCGGTATCCCGGCGTTCCGGTCGAGGTCCATGCCGTCACCGACACGCCGAAGGAGGCTCTGGGCGTGGCGTCGGCCGGGGCGAGTCTCGTCGTCGTCGGCGCGGACCGCAACCGGCACTACGGCGGTCACCTGGGTGCGGTCGTCCGGGCGATGATCGAGCACGCTTCCTGTCCCGTCGCCGTCGTGCCCGTCCCCGCCGACCGGCCGCATCGGAGGGCGGGGAGCGGGGCGCCTTCCGGCGGACCGGGCTGA
- a CDS encoding SulP family inorganic anion transporter — protein MSATTIPRRLPRLLPARSDWGPARRDPGRDLVAGLVVAVVALPLALAFGVSSGLGAQAGLVTAIVAGALAAIFGGSNLQVSGPTGAMTVVLVPIVHRHGVGGVLTVGLLAGLILIALAAVRAGRLAGYLPTPVVEGFTAGIAVVIALQQIPAALGVEGTPGEKVWQTAADAFGRYVADPRPVPLIMTLAVTALILVGARVRPAIPFSLVAVVGATAVAAVAPLDVATIGAIPAGLPAPSLAFADPATLTALLPPALAVAALAALESLLCATVADAMSVGERHDPDRELFGQGIANLVVPLFGGVPATAAIARTAVNVRAGARSRLAALSHAVILAVIVFTAGGLVGRIPLAALAGVLIATTVRMVEVGSLRAIARSTRSDGLVLLLTFTVTVVFDLVTAVAVGVGVAVVLALRAVARTAQLEQVPLETGDHDAEERRLLAEHIVAYRFDGPLFFAAAHRFLLELSEVADVRVVILRMSRVSTLDATGAQVLGDAITRLERRGIVVLLSGVRPRHDQVLVTLGVAGHLRRDGLIFPDTPAAIAHARRLLTASAA, from the coding sequence GTGAGCGCCACCACCATCCCGCGGCGCCTGCCGCGGTTGCTTCCGGCCCGCTCCGACTGGGGGCCCGCGCGCCGCGACCCCGGCAGGGACCTGGTGGCCGGTCTCGTCGTCGCGGTCGTCGCCTTGCCGCTGGCCCTGGCCTTCGGAGTCAGCTCGGGCCTGGGAGCCCAGGCCGGACTGGTCACCGCGATCGTCGCCGGGGCGCTGGCCGCGATCTTCGGTGGCAGTAACCTGCAGGTGTCCGGGCCGACCGGTGCGATGACCGTCGTGCTGGTGCCGATCGTGCACAGGCACGGCGTCGGGGGCGTCCTGACGGTCGGGCTGCTGGCCGGACTGATCCTGATCGCGCTGGCCGCTGTCAGGGCCGGCCGTCTCGCCGGCTACCTGCCCACGCCGGTCGTGGAGGGGTTCACCGCGGGGATCGCGGTCGTCATCGCGCTCCAGCAGATACCCGCCGCGCTGGGGGTGGAAGGCACGCCGGGGGAGAAGGTGTGGCAGACGGCCGCGGACGCCTTCGGCCGCTACGTCGCCGACCCCCGTCCGGTACCCCTGATCATGACGCTGGCCGTGACCGCCTTGATCCTCGTCGGCGCGAGGGTGCGGCCGGCGATCCCGTTCTCCCTGGTCGCTGTGGTGGGGGCCACCGCGGTGGCCGCCGTCGCCCCGCTGGACGTGGCCACGATCGGCGCGATCCCGGCCGGGCTGCCCGCGCCGTCCCTGGCCTTCGCCGACCCGGCCACCCTGACCGCACTGCTGCCGCCCGCCCTCGCCGTCGCGGCGCTGGCCGCGCTGGAGAGCCTGCTGTGCGCCACCGTGGCCGACGCGATGAGCGTGGGTGAGAGGCACGACCCCGACCGGGAGCTGTTCGGGCAGGGGATCGCCAACCTCGTCGTCCCACTGTTCGGTGGCGTCCCGGCCACGGCGGCGATCGCCCGCACGGCGGTCAACGTCCGGGCCGGCGCACGCTCCCGGCTGGCCGCGCTCTCCCACGCCGTCATCCTCGCCGTCATCGTGTTCACGGCCGGCGGGCTGGTGGGCCGGATCCCGCTGGCCGCGCTGGCCGGGGTGCTGATCGCCACCACCGTCCGCATGGTCGAGGTCGGCTCGCTGCGCGCCATCGCCCGGTCCACCCGTTCCGACGGCCTCGTACTCCTGCTCACCTTCACCGTCACCGTCGTCTTCGACCTGGTGACCGCGGTCGCGGTGGGCGTCGGCGTGGCGGTCGTGCTGGCCCTGCGCGCGGTCGCCCGTACGGCGCAACTGGAGCAGGTGCCGCTGGAGACCGGTGACCACGACGCGGAAGAACGGCGGCTGCTGGCCGAGCACATCGTCGCCTACCGGTTCGACGGCCCGCTGTTCTTCGCCGCCGCCCATCGTTTCCTGCTGGAGCTGTCCGAGGTGGCCGACGTCCGAGTCGTGATCCTGCGCATGTCCCGGGTCTCGACCCTCGACGCCACGGGCGCTCAGGTGCTCGGCGACGCCATCACCCGGCTGGAGCGCCGAGGCATCGTCGTCCTGCTCTCGGGGGTCCGTCCCCGGCATGACCAGGTGCTGGTCACCCTCGGCGTCGCCGGCCACCTGCGCCGCGACGGCCTGATCTTCCCCGACACCCCGGCCGCGATCGCCCACGCCCGTCGCCTGCTCACCGCTTCCGCCGCGTGA
- a CDS encoding class I SAM-dependent methyltransferase produces the protein MTGTEVNHPLFARFYARISRVVERGGLAERREALLAGLSGKVVEVGAGNGLTFAHYPPTVTRVLAVEPEPRLRRLARDNAHRALVPVDVVGGLADRLPAEDASFDAAVMSLVLCSLPDQASALREVRRVLRPGGELRFLEHVLADSPGMIRVQRLLDATVWPRLFGGCHTGRDTAAAIARAGFTVERLERFLLPRVRTPLSFLILGVARR, from the coding sequence ATGACGGGCACAGAGGTGAACCACCCGCTCTTCGCACGGTTCTACGCCCGCATCAGCCGGGTGGTGGAACGCGGCGGCCTGGCCGAGCGCCGGGAGGCGCTGCTGGCCGGGCTCAGCGGGAAGGTCGTCGAGGTGGGTGCCGGGAACGGGCTGACCTTCGCGCACTATCCTCCGACCGTCACCCGGGTGCTCGCGGTCGAGCCGGAACCGCGGCTGCGGCGGCTCGCCCGCGACAACGCCCACCGGGCCCTCGTCCCCGTCGACGTCGTCGGCGGTCTCGCCGACCGGCTTCCGGCGGAGGATGCGAGCTTCGACGCCGCGGTGATGTCGCTGGTGCTGTGCTCGCTTCCCGACCAGGCGTCGGCGTTGCGGGAGGTGCGACGGGTGCTCAGGCCCGGAGGAGAGCTGCGCTTCCTCGAACACGTCCTGGCCGACTCGCCCGGCATGATCCGCGTTCAGCGCCTGCTGGACGCCACGGTGTGGCCGCGCCTGTTCGGCGGGTGCCACACCGGCCGTGACACCGCGGCGGCGATCGCGAGAGCCGGGTTCACCGTCGAGCGGCTGGAGCGCTTCCTGCTGCCCCGGGTCCGCACGCCGCTGTCCTTCCTCATCCTCGGCGTGGCGCGCCGGTAG
- the add gene encoding adenosine deaminase, giving the protein MIDVAGSVRPRRVELHCHLDASVRPGTVEELAREQGIPLTAPVEQLVVAPRDCGSLTSFLTYIDFPLQVLQTPDALRRAARELVEDWFADGVVYGEARFAPQLHGRLGMTQDEAVRAVAEGLAAGREATGVRTGLLLCCLRHQTPEESLAVAETALRHRHDVAGLDLAGDERFPGTPHRAAFDLAHAAGLPCTVHAGEAAGPESVWEALDVLGAHRIGHGVRCATDRALVDRLRRERVALEMCPISNVQTGAVPGLREHPADRLLAAGLQVTISTDARTTSDTSLEREFATLRAGFGWTSETEARCQANAARAAFAYSPPETAA; this is encoded by the coding sequence ATGATTGACGTCGCTGGATCCGTCCGCCCGCGCCGGGTGGAACTGCACTGTCATCTCGACGCCTCGGTACGCCCGGGCACCGTCGAGGAACTGGCCCGTGAACAGGGGATCCCCCTGACCGCGCCGGTGGAGCAGCTGGTCGTCGCTCCGCGCGACTGCGGCAGCCTCACCAGTTTCCTCACCTACATCGACTTCCCGCTGCAGGTGCTGCAGACACCCGACGCCCTGCGTCGCGCGGCGCGCGAGCTGGTCGAGGACTGGTTCGCCGACGGCGTGGTCTACGGGGAGGCGCGCTTCGCCCCCCAACTGCACGGCCGGCTCGGCATGACGCAGGACGAGGCGGTGCGGGCGGTGGCCGAAGGGCTGGCCGCCGGCCGCGAGGCGACCGGAGTGCGCACCGGGCTGCTGCTGTGCTGCCTGCGCCATCAGACGCCCGAGGAGAGCCTGGCGGTCGCCGAGACCGCGCTGCGGCACCGCCACGACGTCGCGGGGCTCGACCTGGCCGGCGACGAACGTTTCCCGGGCACCCCGCACCGGGCCGCCTTCGACCTCGCTCACGCGGCGGGCCTGCCGTGCACCGTGCACGCGGGTGAGGCCGCCGGGCCGGAGAGCGTATGGGAGGCGCTGGACGTCCTCGGCGCCCACCGCATCGGCCACGGCGTGCGCTGCGCGACCGACCGGGCCCTGGTCGACCGGCTGCGGCGCGAGCGTGTTGCACTGGAGATGTGCCCCATCAGCAACGTGCAGACCGGAGCCGTGCCGGGACTGCGTGAGCATCCGGCCGACCGGTTGCTGGCGGCCGGGCTCCAGGTCACCATCAGCACCGACGCGCGGACGACCTCGGACACCTCCCTGGAACGGGAGTTCGCGACCCTGCGCGCCGGCTTCGGCTGGACCTCCGAGACGGAGGCCCGCTGCCAGGCCAACGCAGCCCGGGCCGCCTTCGCCTACTCCCCGCCGGAAACCGCCGCCTGA
- the lpdA gene encoding dihydrolipoyl dehydrogenase codes for MSTHFDVVVLGAGPGGYTAAVRAAQLGLRTAVIEEKYWGGVCLNVGCIPSKALLRNAELAHILTREAKTFGIRVEGNITFDYAEAFTRSRKVADGRVKGVHYLMKKNGITEFDGRGTFVDANTIRVNDQTVTFDHCIIAAGATTRLLPGTAVSDRVVTYEEQILTQDLPADIIIAGAGAIGVEFAYVLHNYGVKVTIVEFLDRIVPLEDEEVSTELAKRYKRLGIDVLTSTRVESIDESGPKVRVMVSRNGEQQVLEADKVMQAIGFQPRVEGYGLENTGVKLTDRGAIDVDGRGRTSVPNIFAIGDVTAKLMLAHAAESMGVIAAETIAGAETMELDFVMIPRATYCQPQIASFGFTEAQARDLGYDVKVAKFPFTANGKAHGLGDTAGFVKIIADDTHGELLGAHLIGPEVTELLPELTLAQQWDLTVHEVARNVHAHPTLGEAVKEAIHGLAGHMINM; via the coding sequence ATGAGCACTCACTTTGACGTCGTCGTTCTCGGCGCGGGCCCCGGTGGATACACCGCCGCGGTCCGGGCCGCCCAGCTCGGCCTGCGCACAGCCGTGATCGAGGAGAAGTACTGGGGCGGTGTGTGCCTGAACGTGGGATGCATCCCCTCCAAGGCGTTGCTGCGCAACGCCGAACTCGCGCACATCCTCACCCGCGAGGCCAAGACCTTCGGCATCCGTGTCGAGGGCAACATCACGTTCGACTACGCCGAGGCGTTCACGCGCAGCCGCAAGGTGGCCGACGGCCGCGTCAAGGGCGTGCACTACCTGATGAAGAAGAACGGCATCACCGAGTTCGACGGACGCGGCACCTTCGTCGACGCCAACACGATCCGGGTGAACGACCAGACGGTCACCTTCGACCACTGCATCATCGCCGCGGGGGCGACCACGCGGCTGCTGCCGGGCACCGCGGTGTCGGACCGGGTGGTGACCTACGAGGAGCAGATCCTCACCCAGGACCTGCCCGCCGACATCATCATCGCCGGCGCCGGGGCCATCGGGGTGGAGTTCGCCTACGTCCTGCACAACTACGGCGTCAAGGTGACGATCGTGGAGTTCCTCGACCGCATCGTGCCACTGGAGGACGAGGAGGTCTCCACCGAACTGGCCAAGCGCTACAAGCGGCTCGGCATCGACGTGCTGACCTCGACCCGGGTGGAGTCGATCGACGAGTCCGGTCCGAAGGTGCGCGTCATGGTCTCCAGGAACGGCGAGCAGCAGGTCCTGGAGGCGGACAAGGTCATGCAGGCGATCGGCTTCCAGCCGCGCGTCGAGGGCTACGGGCTGGAGAACACCGGCGTCAAGCTGACCGACCGCGGCGCCATCGACGTCGACGGCCGGGGCCGCACCAGCGTGCCGAACATCTTCGCCATCGGCGACGTGACCGCCAAGCTGATGCTCGCGCACGCCGCCGAGTCGATGGGCGTCATCGCCGCCGAGACCATCGCGGGCGCCGAGACGATGGAGCTCGACTTCGTGATGATCCCGCGGGCGACGTACTGCCAGCCGCAGATCGCCAGCTTCGGCTTCACCGAGGCGCAGGCCCGCGACCTGGGGTACGACGTCAAGGTGGCGAAGTTCCCGTTCACCGCCAACGGCAAGGCGCACGGCCTGGGCGACACCGCCGGCTTCGTCAAGATCATCGCCGATGACACGCACGGCGAGCTGCTCGGCGCGCACCTGATCGGCCCCGAGGTCACCGAGTTGCTGCCCGAGCTGACCCTGGCCCAGCAGTGGGACCTGACGGTCCACGAGGTCGCCCGCAACGTGCACGCCCACCCCACCCTCGGCGAGGCGGTCAAGGAGGCCATCCACGGGCTCGCCGGACACATGATCAACATGTGA
- a CDS encoding glycoside hydrolase family 16 protein: MTETVGDRPDPVTKAGYELEFEDTFDGDRLDETRWVPYYLPQWNGRAASAARYRLDGGHLHLLIEEDQPPWHPELHGGLRVSSLQTGVFAGPVGSSVGQHGRDPREVVREKQPNVRLYTPRYGLVEMRARATDDPRSMVALWMIGYEDEPERSAEICVCEIFGRDVRPDAARIGMGVHPFGDPSIADDFTVETVPVDARDFHVYAAEWTPDHVAFLVDGRHVRTVRQSPAYPMQLMLNIYEFPEPVGPGERELPYPKRFTVDYVRGYRPVDRPAV, from the coding sequence GTGACAGAGACCGTCGGCGACCGGCCCGACCCGGTCACCAAAGCCGGTTACGAGCTCGAGTTCGAGGACACGTTCGACGGCGACCGTCTCGACGAGACCCGCTGGGTCCCCTACTACCTGCCCCAGTGGAACGGCCGCGCCGCCTCCGCGGCCCGGTACCGGCTCGACGGCGGCCACCTGCACCTGCTGATCGAGGAGGACCAGCCCCCGTGGCATCCCGAACTCCACGGAGGGCTGCGGGTCTCGTCCCTGCAGACCGGCGTCTTCGCCGGGCCGGTGGGCAGCTCCGTCGGGCAGCACGGACGCGACCCCCGTGAGGTCGTCCGCGAGAAACAGCCGAACGTCAGGCTCTACACCCCCCGATACGGCCTGGTCGAGATGCGGGCCAGGGCGACCGACGACCCGCGGTCCATGGTCGCGCTGTGGATGATCGGTTACGAGGACGAGCCCGAGCGGTCGGCCGAGATCTGCGTCTGCGAGATCTTCGGGCGTGACGTCCGGCCGGACGCCGCGCGGATCGGCATGGGCGTCCATCCCTTCGGTGACCCGTCGATCGCCGACGACTTCACGGTGGAGACCGTCCCCGTCGACGCCCGCGACTTCCACGTGTACGCCGCCGAGTGGACCCCCGATCACGTCGCGTTCCTCGTCGACGGCCGCCATGTCAGGACGGTCCGTCAGTCACCGGCCTATCCCATGCAGCTGATGCTCAACATCTACGAGTTCCCCGAGCCGGTCGGGCCGGGGGAGCGGGAGCTTCCCTATCCCAAGCGGTTCACGGTCGACTACGTCAGGGGCTACCGGCCGGTCGACCGTCCCGCGGTCTGA
- a CDS encoding metal-sensitive transcriptional regulator has translation MHGYAENKKDHLRRLRRIEGQARGLQRMVEEDKYCIDILTQVSAVNRALQSFALSLLEEHMAHCVAEATAKGGAEAEEKVREASAAIARLVRS, from the coding sequence ATGCACGGATACGCCGAGAACAAGAAGGACCACCTGCGGCGACTGCGCCGGATCGAGGGTCAGGCCCGTGGCCTGCAGAGGATGGTCGAGGAGGACAAGTACTGCATCGACATCCTCACCCAGGTGTCGGCGGTCAACCGGGCCCTGCAGTCCTTCGCCCTCTCCCTGCTGGAGGAGCACATGGCGCACTGCGTGGCCGAGGCCACCGCCAAGGGAGGCGCCGAAGCCGAGGAGAAGGTCAGGGAGGCGTCCGCCGCCATCGCCCGCCTCGTCCGCTCCTGA